A genome region from Hymenobacter tibetensis includes the following:
- a CDS encoding SMP-30/gluconolactonase/LRE family protein: protein MKYFLGLFFFAVTCLAAYAQNPATPLLEVAAFGRHQPIGVAVSQQGRIFVTFPKKPTDYDYGLAEIVQGKRQPYPNAEWNQWDSLRATSRFVNVQALFVDQNDALWVLDPANPADEAPLLAGIKLLKINLSTNKVERVYHFEDLPRERSGLNDIQVDTRNQVAYLSDPKLAALVVLDLRTGKSRLLLQGHKSTAAAPGFVLRIDGKEVRDKASKPFSSNVNGIALTPDFQYLYYRAINQTKLYRIQTDALRNTTLKPTDVAARVEEVGETGISHGMIADKAGNVYLTDSPNHAVRRVTPAGRFETVVRDPRLLWPDSFGIGPDGYLYLTAAQIERTPKWNNGQDRVQYPFRLYKVKLQ, encoded by the coding sequence GTGAAATACTTTCTTGGCCTGTTCTTCTTCGCTGTCACGTGCTTGGCCGCTTACGCGCAAAACCCAGCAACGCCGCTGCTAGAAGTAGCAGCATTTGGCCGGCACCAACCCATCGGAGTAGCCGTGTCGCAGCAGGGACGCATCTTCGTTACGTTCCCCAAGAAGCCCACCGACTACGACTACGGCCTGGCGGAAATAGTGCAGGGCAAGCGGCAGCCGTACCCCAACGCCGAATGGAATCAATGGGACTCCTTGCGGGCCACCAGCCGCTTCGTAAACGTGCAGGCCCTGTTCGTGGATCAAAACGACGCACTATGGGTGCTCGACCCCGCCAACCCGGCCGATGAGGCCCCGCTGCTAGCGGGTATCAAGCTGCTGAAAATCAACCTAAGCACCAACAAAGTGGAGCGCGTCTACCACTTCGAGGACCTGCCCCGCGAACGGTCGGGCCTCAACGACATTCAGGTGGATACTCGCAACCAGGTAGCCTACCTTTCCGACCCCAAACTCGCCGCGCTGGTGGTACTCGACCTGCGCACGGGCAAGAGCCGCCTGCTGCTTCAGGGCCATAAATCAACAGCCGCCGCCCCAGGCTTTGTGCTGCGCATTGATGGCAAGGAAGTACGCGACAAAGCCAGCAAGCCCTTCAGCAGCAACGTCAACGGCATTGCCCTCACGCCCGACTTCCAGTACCTCTACTATCGCGCCATCAACCAAACCAAGCTCTACCGCATCCAAACGGACGCGCTGCGCAACACCACCCTCAAACCCACCGACGTGGCGGCCCGCGTGGAAGAAGTGGGTGAAACCGGCATTTCCCACGGCATGATAGCCGACAAAGCCGGCAACGTATACCTCACCGACTCGCCTAACCATGCCGTGCGCCGCGTTACGCCCGCCGGCCGCTTTGAAACCGTAGTGCGCGACCCGCGCCTGCTCTGGCCCGACTCGTTCGGTATCGGCCCCGATGGCTACCTCTACCTCACGGCCGCGCAAATCGAGCGCACCCCCAAATGGAACAACGGCCAAGACCGGGTGCAATATCCGTTCCGGCTGTATAAGGTGAAGCTGCAATAA
- a CDS encoding DMP19 family protein: protein MEEFYEEWDKLTEPALDKLISNQSNWSALTEREQELAAIWKLEMDMHNGGFIQFFCNWGHEAYVLALRALTVIQATEAARIVQEAYQILVRLEDDTRIKKLWDIPEFLTKKELRALDALDNAYWEDPSEVMKRTCAYYR, encoded by the coding sequence ATGGAAGAATTCTACGAAGAATGGGACAAGCTCACGGAGCCTGCTCTCGACAAGCTGATAAGCAACCAAAGCAATTGGAGTGCCCTAACCGAACGGGAGCAAGAATTGGCGGCCATCTGGAAGCTGGAAATGGATATGCATAACGGAGGGTTTATCCAGTTCTTTTGCAACTGGGGCCACGAGGCGTATGTACTAGCACTGCGGGCCTTAACTGTCATTCAAGCAACCGAGGCTGCTCGCATTGTACAGGAAGCCTACCAGATACTAGTCCGTTTGGAAGACGACACGCGAATAAAGAAGCTGTGGGATATTCCCGAATTCCTCACCAAAAAAGAGTTGCGGGCCCTTGATGCGCTAGACAATGCGTATTGGGAAGACCCAAGCGAGGTGATGAAGCGCACCTGCGCATACTACCGCTAG
- a CDS encoding SMP-30/gluconolactonase/LRE family protein — translation MRFPLLLLLSWLPLAAATAQKPPARFTTIGRIVRQSPALDQLLAPGAQIEIVAAGLGHTEGPVWVPDSSMLLFTDAPTRTVYRWSAASGLSKFLEHTGYSGRMPYGKEPGSNGLALDGRGNLLICDHGDRRLALLPLAGKSGKRTLTDNFQGKRYNSPNDVVTHPTNRSFYFTDPPYGLPQQTQDVANRELPVCGVYRLAPDGNVTQEVNDLALPNGLAFSPDGRTLYVSQSDSLRPLIMAYDVRPSGQLGKGRVFFDMSKLNRPRPKETPDGLKTDRNGNIWASGFGGIVVLSARGQHLGTIDTGEVVANCAWGDDGRTLYIASGSFLCRVKTLAQGF, via the coding sequence ATGCGCTTTCCACTTCTATTGCTGCTCTCGTGGCTGCCTCTTGCGGCGGCCACGGCCCAAAAGCCCCCGGCCCGCTTCACCACCATTGGCCGCATTGTCCGGCAGTCCCCAGCCCTCGACCAGCTGCTGGCCCCAGGCGCCCAAATTGAAATTGTGGCGGCCGGCCTCGGGCACACCGAAGGGCCCGTGTGGGTGCCCGATAGCAGCATGCTACTTTTCACCGACGCTCCTACCCGCACCGTGTACCGGTGGTCGGCCGCGAGCGGGCTCAGCAAGTTTCTAGAGCACACCGGCTACTCGGGTCGCATGCCCTACGGCAAAGAGCCCGGCTCCAACGGCCTCGCCCTCGATGGCCGCGGCAACCTACTCATCTGCGACCATGGCGACCGGCGGCTGGCGCTGCTTCCGTTAGCTGGCAAAAGCGGCAAGCGCACCCTCACCGACAACTTCCAGGGCAAGCGCTACAACAGTCCCAACGACGTGGTAACGCACCCCACCAACCGTAGCTTCTACTTCACCGACCCACCCTACGGCTTGCCCCAGCAAACCCAAGACGTAGCCAATCGTGAGTTGCCTGTCTGCGGCGTGTACCGGCTCGCTCCCGACGGCAACGTCACGCAGGAAGTCAACGACCTCGCTCTGCCCAACGGCCTCGCTTTCAGCCCCGATGGCCGCACGCTTTACGTTTCGCAGTCTGACTCCCTGCGCCCCCTCATTATGGCCTACGACGTGCGGCCTAGTGGTCAACTCGGCAAGGGGCGCGTGTTTTTCGACATGAGCAAGCTCAACCGGCCCCGGCCCAAGGAAACGCCCGATGGGCTAAAAACCGACCGCAACGGCAATATCTGGGCTTCCGGCTTCGGGGGCATCGTTGTGCTATCGGCGCGGGGGCAGCACCTGGGCACCATCGACACCGGCGAAGTGGTGGCCAACTGTGCCTGGGGCGACGACGGGCGTACGCTCTACATTGCCTCCGGCAGCTTCTTATGTCGGGTAAAAACCTTGGCGCAAGGTTTCTGA